The Nitrospira tepida genome includes a window with the following:
- a CDS encoding glycine C-acetyltransferase — protein sequence MAYTSLKKAVERQLAEIRSAGLYKTERQLIGPQAAEIQVAHGQGQRAALNFCANNYLGLANHPEIRKAAKDGLDQHGYGMASVRFICGTQDLHKRLERALTTFLGTGDTILYSSCFDANGGLFETLLGEEDAVISDALNHASLIDGIRLCKAKRFRYAHADMGELETALKDAASCRLRLIATDGVFSMDGDLAPLDRVADLADRYDAAVVVDDSHATGVLGRQGRGTPDHFGVADRVDLITSTLGKALGGAAGGFTTGRAEIIELLRQRSRPYLFSNSLPPVIAAAALQAVKLVAQGDTLRAALQANSLFFRTEMTRLGFRLLPGTHPIVPIMLGDAALATKMADRLLQEGIYVVGFSYPVVPKGQARIRVQLSAAHTREQLERAVHAFAKVGRELGVIA from the coding sequence ATGGCCTACACGTCGTTGAAGAAAGCGGTCGAACGTCAACTGGCCGAGATCCGCAGCGCCGGCCTGTACAAGACCGAGCGGCAACTGATCGGTCCGCAGGCGGCCGAGATCCAAGTGGCCCACGGCCAAGGCCAACGAGCCGCGCTGAACTTCTGCGCCAACAACTATCTCGGGCTGGCCAACCATCCCGAGATCCGCAAGGCCGCGAAGGACGGGTTGGATCAACACGGCTACGGCATGGCCTCCGTGCGGTTCATCTGCGGGACGCAGGATCTGCATAAGCGCCTTGAACGGGCGCTGACCACTTTCCTCGGGACCGGGGACACGATCCTCTACAGTTCCTGTTTCGATGCGAACGGCGGCTTGTTCGAAACGCTCTTAGGCGAAGAGGACGCGGTCATCAGCGACGCGCTCAACCATGCAAGCCTGATCGACGGGATTCGCCTCTGCAAAGCCAAACGGTTTCGTTATGCCCACGCGGATATGGGCGAGTTGGAAACGGCGCTGAAGGATGCCGCGTCCTGCCGCCTCCGGCTGATCGCCACCGACGGGGTCTTTTCCATGGACGGCGATCTGGCGCCGCTCGATCGCGTCGCGGACCTGGCCGACCGGTACGATGCCGCCGTGGTCGTGGATGACAGCCATGCCACCGGGGTGCTGGGGCGCCAAGGGCGGGGCACGCCCGATCACTTCGGGGTCGCGGACCGCGTTGATTTGATCACCAGCACCCTCGGCAAAGCGTTGGGCGGCGCGGCCGGCGGGTTCACAACCGGACGGGCGGAAATCATCGAGCTGCTTCGCCAACGATCCCGTCCCTATCTTTTCTCCAATTCCCTTCCGCCGGTGATTGCCGCAGCGGCGCTCCAGGCCGTGAAGCTGGTGGCGCAGGGGGATACGCTTCGAGCCGCCCTTCAGGCGAACAGCCTGTTTTTCCGCACGGAAATGACTCGACTCGGGTTTCGCCTCCTGCCCGGCACCCACCCGATTGTGCCCATCATGCTGGGCGACGCGGCGTTGGCGACGAAAATGGCGGACCGGCTCCTGCAGGAAGGAATCTATGTGGTGGGGTTCAGCTATCCCGTGGTCCCGAAAGGCCAAGCCCGCATTCGCGTGCAACTGTCCGCTGCCCATACAAGAGAACAACTGGAACGGGCGGTGCACGCCTTTGCCAAGGTCGGGCGAGAACTCGGCGTGATCGCCTGA
- a CDS encoding MlaA family lipoprotein, whose translation MSNHGYGRDLSVKRGRGWGEVLLWLVLASLSGCADHGALLRTDAASPFHPSSGLPAREWDGAILLMTSAAHPVTAAAQQAPASPESPKAGKTDQVDEHDADEPYDPFASPQDVVEEYDPWEPFNVFMFEVNRKIDKYALKPIAKAYNAVLPDDVQRGVQNFFHNIRTGPRLFNNLFQGKLRGAGIELGRFALNTTFGLGGFFDVAKHMEIDTPDEDFGQTLGYYNVQQGPYLVLPLFPPFTVRDFTGYLMDLALDPINWLVFPIIEIENVPSLVAHKNRMTTTIVQLGSRATFIVNERSRNLETFEGVEESTIDLYSAVRNAYLQKRAKLVRE comes from the coding sequence ATGAGCAATCATGGATATGGCCGGGATCTGTCTGTAAAACGAGGTCGAGGATGGGGAGAGGTGCTGCTCTGGCTCGTCCTCGCAAGTTTGAGCGGCTGCGCCGATCACGGGGCACTGCTACGAACCGACGCCGCATCGCCATTTCATCCGTCCTCGGGCTTGCCGGCGAGGGAGTGGGATGGAGCGATCCTCTTGATGACGTCGGCGGCTCATCCTGTCACGGCAGCCGCGCAGCAGGCTCCCGCTTCGCCGGAGTCTCCCAAGGCAGGCAAGACCGACCAGGTTGACGAACATGACGCGGATGAGCCCTATGATCCCTTTGCCAGTCCGCAGGATGTCGTCGAGGAATACGATCCCTGGGAGCCGTTCAACGTCTTTATGTTCGAGGTGAACCGGAAGATCGACAAATATGCCCTCAAGCCGATCGCCAAGGCCTATAACGCCGTTCTGCCGGATGATGTGCAACGGGGCGTGCAGAATTTTTTCCATAACATTCGGACAGGGCCGCGACTGTTCAATAACCTCTTTCAAGGCAAGTTGCGGGGCGCCGGGATCGAGTTGGGCCGGTTTGCGCTCAACACCACCTTCGGGCTGGGCGGGTTCTTCGACGTGGCCAAGCACATGGAGATCGACACGCCGGATGAGGATTTTGGCCAGACGCTGGGCTACTACAACGTGCAGCAGGGACCCTATCTTGTGTTGCCGCTGTTCCCGCCGTTCACGGTCCGCGACTTCACCGGATACCTCATGGATCTGGCGCTCGATCCGATCAACTGGCTGGTATTCCCGATCATCGAGATCGAGAACGTCCCTTCGCTGGTCGCCCACAAAAACCGTATGACCACCACGATCGTGCAATTGGGCTCACGCGCCACCTTCATCGTCAACGAGCGGTCGCGTAATCTGGAAACGTTCGAGGGGGTCGAGGAGTCCACGATCGACCTGTACAGCGCCGTCCGCAACGCCTATCTGCAGAAGCGCGCGAAGCTGGTTCGGGAATAA